The sequence ctttatatagcctaaatcgactttgtttaaagaagcgaatggcattgaaaaaatattggtaggtagatgtctacctgttacactagtgtaactccCATTAGAAGATGATGACTTGGCCGCTACCTattgataaattgttttcgttagaagaagaattggaaggcgttcctgttaccaaagcgtaactgtcattagaagaagatgatgacgagttcGATctatcaataaattgttttctttagaagacgaattgaaagGCGTaccgttttttttgttaaaaattcgaagaaataagtgccgtagaagaattaggcgtggcatttgtaacgttttttttttattttcaggtatgttctgtaaatttaaggtcgttgatttaacttgttgtctaagcgaacgagcggttaaagtttttttttccctaacaggacatttcaaataattggatttatgatttccatcgcaatttgaacatgaaaatttatcagtggtttcattcattggacaaacgtctttcgaatgcgatttaccacaattcaaacaccgtatatccatttgacaatttttggttccatggccgaagccttggcaacgacgacattgcgttaagtttgcaatacgattatgccgtttataatgttcccaatgaattttaatgtgggaaatgaaacgtactttttctaaagttttcaaattatttacatcacttcgattgaagtgtattaggtaaagttcatgggaaattccagagcgtggtttagaagtaccattcgctctttttttcataagtattacttgggaaggggcaaaaccaagcaattcttttagttcatttttaatttcatcaatactttgatcatttgataatcctttcaagacagccttgaagggtctgtctgattttatatcatatgaataaaatttatgaagtttttcggacaaatatcgaataagacgttcgtaatcttccaatccatccaccaagactcgacattctcctcttcgtccgatttgaaatgagacttttacttccgggagaaaagtagaaagctcagtacggaatgctttgaagtcggaaatcatcaccgtcactggtggcatagattgatgtttcttcccagaacgacaagcgtccattttgggaatttttgaagaattttcttctatgtcgctacaatcggattcaggaagaatctcgtaaatattgttagacggcataggatcagcggaagggaaatccgtccgttgtcttttatttttacattcagattctataagatcgtgaatgttttttgaaatgtttttttgttgaataacggattgtgatttattacgtattgaattattttttgccTTAGACTTGTTGCCTTTTCGGTTGaacgcaggcattttttaaatgaatgaaatttgaaattaaattaactaggctaaattagtcttacagtttgaaaaagtcttgataaagactgattttgtggtagactGATTAGTTTGAAGAATAATTCTTTAAATGACTAGCCTTAAAAAGGGCTGATTAatgtcttagtcttgaaaaagactgattatattagaatttcACTCTttatatagccttgagaaaggctgactaattgtgaGTCTTTAAAaacactgttagtgattcaggtagccttgaatcaatgaaactctaggaagccagaaaaaaattaccaggagccaagagctatacgcgtgcggtacgaacgactgttcaacaccgactggggGAAACGTCTTAATTTTCTTGTTTAAAAGACAGCGAATAAACTTCGACGATTATCGCTGCATGAATCCGTGCCGTGAAATTTCATTCAACTGAAATCGACTATACACAATCGATCAGTTGACTGTACTATACTTCATACTCATTACATACACCACTCACTGACAAATTGAATGGACAACAATCAGTTCTTCTTCCGTTGCACCGTCGATTGAAACTCAGTGAAACCGACGTCAGTTTCTCCCTTAAAATAACAAGCATATCTTTCAATTGAGAGCGCCTATCAAATGAGCTCCTGATGAATATTCAGAtaataaatgaacggtaaacACGGTCAATCAcagaattttcttaaatttaatgttttctcttccaatttttatttccaatatatTGGAATACATCTCACACTGGCTGGCGATAACTGTGAACTCAAATGAAAACCGTGACCTTTTGTTTATTGTACCGGTCGGAATGATTTTCTGTCATCGAGCTGATGTTcatgtttatttattcgaacttgTTCTCTGTTGGCGGCTGAGGCGCTCTTGAAACGGAGCAAGCGAAACTTCAAATGAATAGGTATGGTTATTCAATTAACGATGAATCTCATTTGATTATGACCACAAAAGTCAATTGAATGATTTGAAATACACTgacaatttcattttcatcaaaataatttcattcgaaaataaaaaactttatcGCATAGGCATAAATATTCGTTGCTCATTCACCTCAAGTTATTCGGGGTTTGTTTTTTGCGAATAACAATTGCAAGTATTCCTCAAGATCTTCATGAgagcaacgaagcagcgtcggttTCGTTCGCATCCGAGTGTACGGACAAGTCCGTATATCAGAGCGATTATCAAACAAAGGGgggaagcgaacgatgatcattggcgttcgttgcattttttaTGTTCATGCAACATTGAATTTTACTGTTCAgtttttttctatatgagataggTAAAAAGTAGTTTCTTTTAATTACATGTTAACACAAATGGCagagaaattgtaatttttttcgCATCGAAATTTTTACTTACTATTTGCAGCGAAAACTGCCCCTTGAACCTGCACAAAACAactgaaaaatataaactgtTCGAAGTACGAAGAATTAAGTCCTTGAAAGGTTGTCCATATTGGGAGAAACGGATTCTGAGAGATCTGGATTTATATGATGttggtaaaataaatttcaCAGTGAACATATAATAAGTATCGTTGTCTTTTTCAGTCAAATGCAATAGCTGTTGTGAAGAATATTCCTGAAAATAACGCCAGATTATGGAAAGTGAAACATCTGATTAAAGTGTCTCCTATCAGATTTCCCTTTGGAGAACCTACAGAGTCAGATATCAATTACACATTTATAAACGAGAATGGTGATTGTGTAGTTGTTAAGGAGATAAGAACTCGCACTACACGTGATAATCGTATGGAAGCAGCAATTGATTTTACTAAAAATCAAGAAAGAATGGATGGAGAGACACTTCAGAAGGATTCACGTTTAAAGTGGCAAAATACGTGGTAATTTTGTCATTTAGAGGTTGATAAACAATAAAATGAGTTTGACACAGAAATAGTTTTCTTAAATCGTCAACCCATCAAAATATGAGAGATTGTAGTATTGGCCCTGGATataattaaggtgaaattcagtgcaaaACATGGTGCACAAAATTCCAAACACATGAATCAAAGGATtgatcgcacaaagcgtatcgtgcaaaatcgACTCattgaaatacggaatatttttagTTATAGGGTGCTGTGGACTTACCACACGCTTTTTTTTTCACTCGTAAAACAGACACTTACGATAGATGATTATAAACAATAAGTATTTTCAAATGACTAATATGAGAGAGACCTATTTGAGCATGTTGTTTAAGGCGgccaatttagtcattcaactTACCTTgagcaaaaaagaaccggaattttcattttaaaattcccgcgcttgtccaatcggtaaacttttattctctcaacgttggcaacacttataTACAtattccgtcaaattttgacgcatatcgtacgattagtttttgtttggcgtctatacaaagaagttgaaaaaaatatatatgtgtAGCgtgaagcgcaagagagtcgaaataaattatatatatatatatatatatatatatatatatatatatatatatatatatatatatatatatatatatatatagatatatatatatatatatatatatatatatatatatatatatatatatatatatatatatatatatatatatatatatatatatatatatatatatatatatatatatatatatatatatatatatatatatatatatatatatatatattataataaGGTCTTGCTGTCTTCTAActtgttaaaactaattcagaaaatggagtacactcacgttggttgttactctattcgataatgctatttcaGGATCAAACGTTAAaataaatcgtttgaatacatcctccagattcactaaacgattgaatttctgcggatatatatatatatatatatatatatatatgaaacatatgaaagaaacagatttttttcagttcctccaatgttagatatagcagtttaaaaattaaTACATGTTttagaactagttttgctcataacttcggttcagaatgcgctagtcatcaaaaaattggtttcaataaactctaaaagatattcaaaaacACCAAAAACGAGTagtgaaaaataagaaagctagagcgaaaaatctgatttttttagaaacaccctaagttgctctattaaaatagctgtaacactaaaaccgttagagatactacaatagtattttcggcaaagttgcttgatataagttttcctacaattttgccgaaggatgcagtcctctatctcaccacatacggaaaataatttttcatcaccctaataataagaaccaccacaatactatatgcattaaaatatGGCTTATGAGCAAtttcaggaatgagtagacgaaaaagtgacaaaatcagaatcgaccttctccgatttggatgaaactttgcacatggcttcagtatggcaaaccataagttttgaactgattgagaggtcaatccgactcacgacagatttttaaaaagggcgtatgtatttttgcatttcacaaaaattgtctttttcaagtcgttgtaactcggaaaccgttaattgtacaaaaatggcgttcaggaagaagttgtagggaatcgattgggcactctaaaaaaatgtacactgaaaataataaagtaaaatttaaaaaaagcatagttttaattttttttgataatttttattctaaagcTGTTatcaaaacctacagattgatggctatccaattcgtgccttttgaaaaatgaagaagttacagctgaaacagtttacgggactcgttgtaattcggaaaccgttcatcgtacaaaaatggcgtccaggaagaagttgtagggaatcaatagggcgctctaaaaaaataaacactggAAAAAAGAtttagaagttacagctaaaacaatttacagatatattcgaaatttcaagttctcgttgaaagataattatttatacagtagaatattattctacaggttaaaggcaataaaattgttcatgatatcctttcttctaaaagtagctgttcttgagatacttggatatttaattataacaccattttttatatttcaatgaattgtttatttgcttgctatatctacaattattacatgtacatgaagaaTTCCtagttatatttaaggttttaagttttgaaaattgtatgagtactacatgcatcgtcattcgaatacagtcttgtgacgattgtggtttctgaaatc comes from Malaya genurostris strain Urasoe2022 chromosome 3, Malgen_1.1, whole genome shotgun sequence and encodes:
- the LOC131435166 gene encoding uncharacterized protein LOC131435166, encoding MFKAISSIYCNVSKVTNIRQYGKHNKKYLYKDGAKVQNIMYYPGENCPLNLHKTTEKYKLFEVRRIKSLKGCPYWEKRILRDLDLYDSNAIAVVKNIPENNARLWKVKHLIKVSPIRFPFGEPTESDINYTFINENGDCVVVKEIRTRTTRDNRMEAAIDFTKNQERMDGETLQKDSRLKWQNTW